One region of Vigna angularis cultivar LongXiaoDou No.4 chromosome 10, ASM1680809v1, whole genome shotgun sequence genomic DNA includes:
- the LOC108334820 gene encoding E3 ubiquitin-protein ligase AIRP1 has product MSAPSQTGPFYGMRMFGMNQSLYSITIMGTGLTTLMPAAIFRFSMRVFSQLVPLQLQGPPFTLIPSQTLFQEGPDFLRTLFSPLLSLSSPLSPPSSLRLFDTDIIETLVNMGADEIRRIFHIDDHAVTSSESQPPEIPLWIVINVTENSIHATTQYLLRMVPAAEKLVDTLLKKSTMLRTECCCICLDEFDLNVECYTLPCRHFFHQNCITRWLQTHQTCPMCRQPLRILKD; this is encoded by the exons ATGTCAGCACCATCACAAACAG GACCATTCTACGGCATGAGAATGTTTGGGATGAATCAAAGTTTGTACAGCATAACCATCATGGGCACTGGCCTCACTACTCTCATGCCTGCAGCTATTTTCAGATTCAGCATGAGAGTTTTTTCTCAATTAGTTCCACTTCAACTACAAGGTCCTCCTTTTACTCTTATACCGAGCCAAACCTTGTTCCAAGAGGGTCCAGATTTCTTGCGGACACTGTTTTCGCCACTGTTATCACTGTCATCACCGTTATCGCCACCCTCATCGCTTAGACTCTTCGACACTGACATTATTGAAACACTGGTAAACATGGGTGCTGATGAAATTCGAAGAATCTTTCACATTGATGATCATGCCGTTACTTCTTCAGAATCTCAACCCCCAGAAATTCCTCTCTGGATTGTAATTAATGTTACTGAAAACAGCATTCATGCAACAACACAATATCTTTTAAGAATGGTTCCAGCAGCCGAAAAACTCGTTGACACGTTGTTGAAGAAATCTACGATGTTACGGACTGAGTGTTGTTGCATATGCTTGGATGAATTTGATCTCAATGTTGAATGCTACACACTTCCATGTCgacacttctttcatcaaaactGTATTACGCGCTGGCTACAAACCCATCAGACCTGTCCCATGTGTCGCCAACCTTTGCGAATCCTAAAAGACTAG